GGGGATCTTGATTTATATTCTTCCTACAATTTGAAAGAAGATGTGAAAAAGGTATATCTATCTGCTCCTGATGATTTAACAATTGATCTTTCAGGGTTAAACTATATTGACTCAGCAGGTATTGCCTTTTTAATTGATATAAAAAAAAGCAGTATGCAAAAGGGAAAAAAGTGTGAAATACAGAATATCCCCGGCGATATTTTAAGGATGTTTCGTTCTCTACGGGTTGATACTATTTTACAGATACGCTGATGCACATAAGCCTACCTGATCAATAACATCTATCCTTAGTTAATATTTGAAAAATAAAATATTTTTTGCTATAAATGTATCTTAACAGAATTGTTGACAAAATTGTCATACCATACCACGGTGCTTTAACAATACGTTACCTATTTTTTATCAAAATTAAATAATAGAAAGGATAGAATATGGAATTACACGAGCTAAAACATAACAGGCTCAGAAAGTGGATTGAGGATGCAATAGCATTGATGCAGCCGGAAAATGTATATGTATGTGATGGTTCAAAGGCTGAATATGACCGGCTGGCAGAGCAGATGGTTGCTGAAGGGTTGGCTATTCGTTTAAACCAGAAGAAACGCCCTGGCTGCCTTTTGTTTCGATCAGACCCAAGTGATGTTGCACGTGTTGAAAACAGGACATATATTTCTTCAAAAA
This genomic interval from Spirochaetota bacterium contains the following:
- a CDS encoding STAS domain-containing protein codes for the protein MKIEGDLDLYSSYNLKEDVKKVYLSAPDDLTIDLSGLNYIDSAGIAFLIDIKKSSMQKGKKCEIQNIPGDILRMFRSLRVDTILQIR